In Drosophila teissieri strain GT53w chromosome 2R, Prin_Dtei_1.1, whole genome shotgun sequence, the following proteins share a genomic window:
- the LOC122612955 gene encoding uncharacterized protein LOC122612955 — MSDINLTAYNVFRRDLAKIFKTFNSYTQTDFTGEIGTSTDFDCKADLETNLSQLYDLDLD, encoded by the coding sequence ATGTCCGATATCAATTTGACTGCCTATAACGTCTTTCGCCGCGATCTGGCCAAAATATTCAAGACATTCAACTCGTATACTCAAACCGATTTTACTGGGGAAATTGGCACCAGCACAGACTTCGATTGCAAAGCTGATTTGGAAACAAATCTTTCCCAACTTTACGATCTTGATTTGGATTAG